The Candidatus Coatesbacteria bacterium genome includes a region encoding these proteins:
- the pgsA gene encoding CDP-diacylglycerol--glycerol-3-phosphate 3-phosphatidyltransferase codes for MTLPNKLTLVRMVLTVPFTACLALGGTGLYIAALALALIAALTDLVDGIVARRRDSGSAFGRFADPLADKLFVAGALVTFAVVEHTPGTPLVPFWIALVVIWRELLVTALRAYAAHRGVEVPSSKLGKAKTLLQLTAVVAVVAFLAVRALVVEAGGAWTPEIDRICRIVYLSLVGLAALQSLVSGVDYLVKGRALIRSGLEAEEE; via the coding sequence ATGACCCTGCCCAACAAACTGACCCTGGTGCGCATGGTGTTGACCGTTCCCTTCACGGCCTGTCTGGCTCTGGGCGGGACCGGGCTGTACATCGCCGCCCTGGCCCTGGCTTTGATAGCCGCCCTGACCGACCTGGTCGACGGCATCGTCGCCCGGCGCCGGGACAGCGGCTCGGCCTTCGGCCGCTTCGCCGATCCCCTGGCCGACAAGCTGTTCGTCGCCGGCGCCCTGGTGACCTTCGCCGTGGTCGAGCACACCCCCGGCACCCCCCTGGTGCCCTTCTGGATCGCCCTCGTCGTCATCTGGCGCGAGCTGCTGGTGACCGCCCTGCGGGCCTACGCCGCCCACCGCGGTGTCGAGGTCCCCTCCAGCAAGCTGGGCAAGGCCAAGACCCTGCTGCAGCTGACCGCCGTGGTCGCTGTGGTGGCCTTCCTGGCCGTGCGCGCCCTCGTCGTCGAGGCCGGCGGCGCCTGGACGCCGGAAATCGACCGCATCTGCCGGATCGTCTACCTGTCTCTGGTCGGTCTGGCCGCCCTGCAGAGCCTGGTTTCCGGCGTCGACTACCTGGTCAAGGGCCGCGCGCTGATCCGCTCCGGCCTGGAGGCCGAGGAGGAGTGA
- a CDS encoding MiaB/RimO family radical SAM methylthiotransferase — protein MTERHRQRRVHLVSLGCSKALVDSEVVLGQLSRRGWELTDDDEAELYLINTCGFLPEALEETRVELERLASLRDRFGGSRLAVIGCAVEELRERLLDEYPAIDLLAGTGALPRLGELVDGLFGGTAAETAEAPVVSFGEPGGAYDGNPDVLPQRIALTPPHTAYLKLAEGCDLGCAFCAIPRLRGPQRSRELEAVVGEAAGLVQAGARELILIAQETTAYGRDLYGEPSLAHLLGELALNLPVDDLWLRVLYPNPARIDEAFLGALDAQPQFVPYLDFPFQHADAGVLRAMNREGGPVELRATLEAARELVPDLVLRGTALVGFPGEDAAAFDELVRFVDEVRFDHLGVFAFAAMPNTPAAALDDDVTPAEKELRRRALYELQEAVSLEKNSALVGTEDQVLVDFIAEEGAVCRAARHCPEVDGFVEVVLPRGHDWLPGEFRRIIYTEALPYDLRAEPAAAEPPTEA, from the coding sequence ATGACTGAGCGACACCGACAGCGCCGGGTTCACCTGGTCTCCCTGGGCTGCAGCAAGGCCCTGGTGGATTCCGAGGTCGTCCTCGGTCAGTTGTCCCGGCGGGGCTGGGAGCTGACCGACGACGACGAGGCCGAGCTGTACCTGATCAACACCTGCGGCTTTCTGCCCGAGGCCCTCGAGGAGACACGGGTCGAGCTGGAGCGGCTGGCTTCGCTGCGCGACCGCTTCGGCGGTTCGAGGCTGGCGGTGATCGGCTGCGCCGTCGAGGAGCTGCGCGAGCGGTTGCTCGACGAGTACCCAGCGATCGACCTGCTGGCGGGCACCGGCGCCCTGCCCCGGCTGGGAGAGCTGGTCGACGGACTCTTCGGCGGAACAGCCGCTGAAACGGCCGAAGCCCCCGTGGTGAGCTTCGGCGAGCCCGGCGGCGCCTACGACGGCAACCCCGACGTCCTGCCCCAGCGCATCGCCCTGACCCCGCCGCACACGGCCTACCTCAAACTGGCCGAAGGCTGCGACCTGGGCTGCGCCTTCTGCGCCATCCCCCGCCTGCGCGGCCCCCAGCGCAGCCGCGAACTCGAAGCCGTCGTCGGCGAAGCCGCCGGTCTGGTCCAGGCCGGCGCCCGGGAGCTGATCCTGATCGCCCAGGAGACCACGGCCTACGGTCGCGATCTCTACGGTGAACCGTCCCTGGCACACCTCCTCGGCGAGCTGGCCCTCAACTTGCCCGTCGACGACCTCTGGCTGCGCGTTCTCTACCCCAACCCCGCCCGCATCGACGAGGCTTTCCTCGGCGCCCTGGACGCCCAGCCCCAGTTCGTGCCCTACCTGGACTTCCCCTTCCAGCACGCCGACGCCGGGGTGTTGCGGGCGATGAACCGCGAGGGCGGTCCCGTGGAGCTGCGGGCGACGCTCGAAGCGGCCCGGGAGCTGGTGCCCGATCTCGTTCTGCGCGGCACCGCCCTGGTCGGCTTTCCCGGTGAGGACGCCGCCGCCTTCGACGAACTGGTCAGGTTCGTCGACGAGGTGCGCTTCGACCATCTGGGCGTCTTCGCCTTCGCCGCCATGCCGAACACCCCGGCCGCCGCCCTGGACGACGACGTCACCCCCGCCGAGAAGGAGCTGCGGCGCCGCGCCCTCTACGAGCTGCAAGAGGCCGTCAGCCTGGAGAAGAACAGCGCCCTCGTCGGCACCGAGGACCAGGTGCTGGTCGATTTCATCGCCGAGGAGGGCGCCGTCTGTCGCGCCGCCCGCCACTGCCCCGAGGTCGACGGCTTCGTCGAGGTCGTCCTGCCCCGGGGCCATGACTGGCTCCCCGGTGAGTTCCGCCGCATCATCTACACCGAGGCCCTGCCCTACGATCTACGCGCCGAGCCCGCCGCCGCTGAACCCCCGACCGAAGCATGA
- a CDS encoding outer membrane lipoprotein-sorting protein, translating to MKLFRSAFLLLLVLTASLTVALTVDDVVARVKAAYADADTLTCDLRRVTVSGLLGQRRVLLGVLRMDLPDRFRIEYHTPYEQILVCDGETYWLYTVKNGQCLYGPVADFAEQTMLTDLVGYFERDYAYELDGEEEVNGVATVRLRMTARDPAEAYPAGRLWIDTERWLPLQIELVDEQGNELSYRLSDIELDIALADGQFTFEAPAGVELLRMER from the coding sequence ATGAAACTTTTTCGATCCGCCTTTTTACTCTTGCTTGTCCTGACGGCAAGCCTGACCGTCGCCCTGACCGTCGACGACGTCGTCGCCCGGGTCAAGGCCGCCTACGCCGACGCCGACACCCTGACCTGTGATCTGCGCCGGGTGACGGTTTCGGGTCTCCTGGGCCAGCGCCGCGTGCTGCTCGGGGTCCTGCGGATGGACCTGCCGGACCGCTTCCGCATCGAGTATCACACGCCTTACGAGCAGATTCTGGTCTGCGATGGTGAGACGTATTGGTTGTACACGGTCAAGAACGGCCAGTGCCTCTACGGCCCCGTCGCGGACTTCGCCGAGCAGACGATGCTGACGGACCTGGTGGGCTACTTCGAGCGCGACTACGCCTACGAGCTGGACGGCGAGGAGGAGGTCAACGGCGTGGCGACGGTCCGGCTGCGGATGACGGCGCGGGACCCGGCCGAGGCCTACCCCGCCGGTCGGCTGTGGATCGATACGGAGCGCTGGCTGCCGCTGCAGATCGAACTCGTCGACGAGCAGGGCAACGAGCTCAGCTACCGTCTGTCCGACATCGAGCTGGATATTGCGCTGGCCGACGGCCAGTTCACTTTCGAGGCCCCGGCGGGCGTCGAGCTGTTGAGGATGGAGCGATGA